Proteins from one Sarcophilus harrisii chromosome 2, mSarHar1.11, whole genome shotgun sequence genomic window:
- the LOC100927735 gene encoding uncharacterized protein LOC100927735, with protein MAMDGHEAILKQDQEVTGEGISLSINYLPSSPPYSVSGQLQRLLGREGLAISRRKYDCLRAGLLGELILGLVRMQPLLFQAHIFLVCLSHLLTGVIAQRGAGLGSGSSSGLTHSSQRNKMAKELKEIEHAEPKKLFWTEMYVPVRRCHVTLKNKMGEFSIPVTRKHHFKNIWCNWTIWAGPRNHIIIYIQGFRGSKDCEENTDKIIFQGIASVVESTIIYACWNKRLHVYATQALGVNVALLSKNYAWSRQYKHFRGKYYIFRDPRAKVSEKEVLTFQGPFQRPSNKLPSSTGLKVEFPAGMSHIVLEMTSSDLMPSKALQPGRSLTWGKEKVEFSGTSLPCSERLFDKSFADSIMVTKTLGMGQISLGDGLLSNVLGKTSALETKWSNIIEEKSIPSPGFSMDGSAIDGNILYENIPSRVSPEQSTIMEDWPVSFELGRADNHTDYLIPTSEGVPVNIKPTPRSHSLFILLSDSEFLEKTECSKNEKLQISPSQIWSSLAGSEQQPFLQTEVLTHDLGTLSTDSRGNHMSGISLISDTQLPLEGSLHLIPVVPTIHTAVDFSSKSFKDGDLPSDPHFLEIIQTPGDGMIWLNSREVSSEAGFTLRVESPDGIGLVPELPSTIFPRSAFEGEPEQLLQAPRSLPGPVEIGSLVSNVSSEEVLSRNQMNLAETVIKFVLGQERSLPFTIYQESLSDNELTPTPSQVAVSETVPEWVLQNISVSIPWSYHNEQVTTEQPLEVPLALTPETLLKAKGPSMTRIETRAEIDSMLIVQSINTPFASVNDEEHRMASVFSLEIPLSHDTHFSKDNMEYHFFSPTAMSLAFLPTPTLNINEDELILSMSSNSCANSEEMFTNMGKTEPLPLFTSRNVDLPTSVSSPIRLALSLENLFDLSESKHFIEKETRSVSQLVPKSKLSQGRDASSGSRIPLGTKTYYEMTPLSTLQWTSGVTPSWELDEIQNEVTVQSSKKDAMVNEPWESSNSLKKDQKFTQLNFTALLPSVPIMSLGKQDLSTVSTSLPLWFKETNLLEAKKLQDSSEVFISTRMVACIPIRRCHVVFKDAFGTFSLPENLNSSWSNICCNWTIWVGSKKHIVVYIKGFEGPENCDQSQDRIIFQGISSSVETKTFYACGRQSTLIFAAQALAVHIVFLSVRSYPKHIPSFEGQYFVFTNPEKQVPPKLAVGSSLATSQRLGERTLNSMDSSPEVVSITQSGNFLSLNTISLGLEKSQMVTETVMLKNKELVEGEGKTLGWKHLHGFFPLIPTKGPLIRYKTPSPTLLMQELGSPTETIKNSAGRDGVMALRMTSIPITSYGNKPENKASEKNLSLSGLLDSLIHHLNWPSKTFPWTELLPKSVGISDRLLPSARVGEENLPGNTTKTEKLIQQEDLVITKPSNLYSHLTVQTIRKPQDVVNNHNLYQSSSHVMLVKGKNFLEIRPRVDESNTEPSNIPKEDLFSNLQFNDEYLAPESSATGKERGEEIFPTRDEVSKGISLDPAQSISLENIKHLNGDLPDLGSSRKVTTSSEFVWDSVSPGTLTELSPSLKTPCTDQNFLKKVVSGVHPILDAAHSSAPTPNFTSKQDWQAKAMGSLIPDQAWNNITADEVLVLTPEYTDARPTSPSFGNESVLEFQHHPGDILYEVTVEMERQVEAAYDASEVEKVLVDSFNQEIGENLGHFSPEADAFKLTRIKRKDTSNVTFIFWLFLRSSGKNMSDNLMSQFGGSENSALQLQIRTFIRNTVKALQLHLKSVSIHDVNECEIGLQQCGEGAECFNGVGTYLCHCKEDYEDHSPKQTGILCIHVPPSGVGFYFNYLDLLISATVFATILLMLIISFVWLASRTTQKKRDFCLQETMSLEGLSALPQTQTRSHSKLRKFTKYALYNPYESKPQARVMDGSLEQIPYLSKDSHVCMEQSESL; from the exons ATGGCAATGGATGGACACGAGGCCATTCTTAAGCAGG ACCAAGAGGTAACAGGTGAAGGGATAAGCTTATCAATTAATTACCTTCCATCTTCACCTCCTTACTCAGTATCAGGGCAACTCCAAAGACTGCTGGGTAGAGAGGGGTTGGCTATTAGCAGAAGGAAGTATGACTGCTTGAGAGCTGGGCTTCTAGGGGAGCTAATTCTTGGACTTGTCAGGATGCAACCCTTGCTCTTCCAGGCCCATATTTTCTTAGTCTGCCTTTCTCACTTGCTGACTGGAGTGATAGCTCAGAGAGGAGCTGGCTTAGGCTCAGGCTCAAGTTCAGGGCTGACTCACAgttcccaaagaaataaaatg GCAAAAGAGCTTAAGGAAATCGAGCATGCTGAACCTA AGAAATTATTTTGGACTGAAATGTATGTTCCTGTGAGACGTTGCCATGTCACCTTGAAGAACAAGATGGGGGAATTTTCCATTCCAGTCACTCGGAAACACCATTTTAAGAATATCTGGTGTAACTGGACTATCTGGGCAGGTCCCAGAAACCACATTATCATCTATATCCAAGGGTTTAGGGGAAGCAAGGACTGTGaagaaaatacagataaaattatatttcagggAATCGCCTCTGTTGTAGAAAGCACCATAATCTATGCTTGTTGGAATAAGAGACTGCACGTCTACGCCACTCAGGCCTTAGGTGTAAATGTGGCCTTGCTGTCAAAGAATTATGCTTGGAGTCGCCAATACAAACATTTTAGAGGGAAATATTATATCTTCAGAGATCCCAGGGcaaaagtttcagagaaagagGTCCTGACCTTTCAAGGCCCTTTTCAAAGGCCTTCCAACAAGCTTCCCTCCAGTACTGGACTAAAGGTTGAATTCCCTGCTGGGATGTCTCACATAGTTCTAGAGATGACCTCTTCTGATCTAATGCCATCAAAAGCTCTTCAGCCAGGGAGATCTCTCACCTGGGGAAAAGAGAAGGTGGAATTTTCTGGGACTTCTTTGCCCTGTTCTGAGAGGCTATTTGATAAATCCTTTGCTGATAGCATCATGGTTACAAAAACACTAGGTATGGGCCAGATAAGCCTTGGGGATGGATTGCTTTCCAACGTTCTAGGGAAAACTTCAGCCCTTGAAACTAAATGGTCGAACATCATAGAAGAAAAGAGCATTCCTTCCCCTGGGTTTTCTATGGATGGCTCAGCAATTGATGGAAACATCCTTTATGAAAATATTCCTTCCCGTGTGAGTCCTGAGCAATCAACTATAATGGAAGATTGGCCGGTAAGTTTTGAATTAGGAAGAGCAGATAATCATACTGACTACTTAATTCCTACTTCAGAGGGTGTTCCAGTAAACATTAAGCCCACTCCCAGAAGCCATTcgctttttattcttctctcagATTCAGAATTCCTTGAAAAAACAGAATGCTCTAAAAATGAGAAGCTTCAGATCAGCCCCTCCCAGATATGGAGCAGCCTGGCTGGAAGTGAACAGCAGCCCTTTCTTCAGACTGAAGTCCTGACTCATGATTTAGGGACTTTATCTACTGATTCTAGGGGGAATCACATGTCTGGTATCTCCCTGATTAGTGACACTCAGTTGCCCCTTGAAGGCTCCTTGCATTTGATCCCTGTGGTTCCAACAATTCATACTGCTGTGGatttttcttctaagtctttTAAAGATGGTGACTTACCGTCTGACCCCCATTTCCTTGAAATCATACAAACTCCTGGCGATGGGATGATTTGGCTGAACTCTCGAGAAGTGTCCAGTGAAGCAGGGTTCACTCTGAGAGTGGAATCTCCTGATGGAATAGGATTAGTCCCTGAACTGCCTTCCACCATCTTCCCTAGATCCGCATTTGAGGGTGAGCCAGAGCAGCTTCTCCAAGCACCCAGATCACTTCCAGGGCCAGTAGAGATAGGAAGCTTGGTCAGCAATGTCTCCTCTGAAGAGGTCCTCAGTAGGAATCAAATGAATCTTGCTGAAACAGTTATAAAGTTTGTACTCGGTCAAGAAAGGTCTCTCCCCTTTACCATTTATCAGGAGAGTCTATCTGATAATGAGTTGACTCCAACCCCTTCCCAAGTGGCTGTGTCTGAAACTGTTCCTGAATGGGTTCTCCAAAATATTTCAGTGTCCATTCCCTGGTCTTACCACAATGAGCAAGTGACAACTGAGCAGCCTTTGGAAGTCCCTTTGGCCTTAACCCCAGAAACCTTGCTAAAAGCCAAAGGGCCTTCTATGACCCGAATTGAGACTAGAGCTGAGATAGACTCCATGCTTATTGTTCAAAGTATAAACACACCTTTTGCTTCAGTGAATGATGAAGAGCACAGGATGGCTTCTGTATTCTCTCTTGAAATCCCCTTGAGCCATGATACACACTTTTCTAAGGACAACATGGAATATCATTTCTTCAGTCCAACAGCAATGTCTCTTGCCTTCCTGCCCACTCCTACACTGAACATAAATGAAGATGAGCTTATTCTTAGTATGTCAAGTAACTCCTGTGCTAATTCAGAGGAAATGTTTACAAACATGGGAAAAACTGAACCTCTTCCCCTTTTTACTTCAAGAAATGTGGATCTTCCTACCTCTGTGTCAAGTCCTATAAGACTTGCTCTTAGCTTAGAAAATCTCTTTGATTTATCAGAAAGTAAacattttattgaaaaagaaacacGGAGTGTCTCTCAACTAGTTCCTAAGAGCAAGCTTTCACAAGGTAGGGATGCTTCTTCAGGAAGTCGAATTCCCTTGGGAACAAAGACTTATTATGAAATGACTCCCTTGTCAACTCTGCAATGGACCTCTGGTGTGACTCCATCTTGGGAGCTTGATGAAATTCAGAATGAAGTGACTGTTCAGTCCTCAAAGAAAGATGCTATGGTGAATGAGCCTTGGGAATCCTCCAACTCCCTCAAAAAGGACCAGAAATTCACCCAGTTAAACTTTACAGCTTTGCTCCCTAGTGTTCCAATAATGTCCTTAGGTAAGCAGGACCTTTCAACAGTCTCCACATCCCTGCCTCTCTGGTTTAAAGAAACAAATCTTTTGGAGGCCAAAAAGCTTCAAGACTCCTCTG AGGTTTTCATCTCAACCAGGATGGTAGCCTGTATTCCCATAAGAAGGTGCCATGTGGTTTTCAAAGATGCCTTTGGAACTTTTTCATTGCCAGAGAACTTAAACAGTTCTTGGTCAAACATCTGTTGTAACTGGACTATCTGGGTAGGATCCAAGAAACATATTGTTGTTTATATCAAAGGATTTGAGGGGCCTGAGAACTGTGACCAAAGTCAAGATAGAATTATTTTTCAAGGCATCTCATCAAGTGTGGAAACGAAAACCTTCTATGCATGTGGAAGGCAAAGTACTTTGATTTTTGCTGCTCAAGCCCTGGCTGTCCATATAGTATTTCTCTCAGTGAGATCTTATCCTAAACACATCCCATCTTTTGAAGGCCAGTATTTTGTCTTCACAAACCCAGAAAAACAAGTCCCTCCTAAACTTGCTGTTGGTTCTTCCTTAGCAACTTCCCAGAGACTCGGAGAGAGGACCCTAAATAGCATGGACTCTAGTCCTGAGGTAGTGTCAATAACACAGTCTGGCAACTTTCTAAGCCTGAATACCATCTCTCTGGGTCTGGAGAAGAGCCAAATGGTGACTGAGACAGTGATGCTGAAGAATAAGGAGCTagtagagggagaaggaaagactcTTGGTTGGAAGCATCTTCATGGCTTCTTTCCTCTGATCCCTACTAAAGGGCCATTGATAAGGTACAAAACTCCATCACCCACCTTGCTTATGCAGGAGCTCGGCAGCCCAACAGAGACCATAAAAAATTCAGCTGGAAGGGATGGTGTGATGGCACTCAGGATGACTTCAATCCCAATTACTTCCTATGGGAACAAACCAGAAAATAAAGCTTCTGAAAAAAACTTGTCCTTGTCAGGACTTCTTGATTCATTGATTCATCACCTTAATTGGCCTTCTAAGACTTTTCCCTGGACAGAGCTACTTCCAAAATCTGTGGGCATTTCTGACAGGCTTCTTCCATCGGCcagagttggagaagaaaatctgCCCGGGAACACCACTAAAACAGAAAAGCTTATACAGCAAGAGGACCTTGTTATCACCAAGCCTTCCAACCTTTATTCACACTTGACTGTTCAGACTATAAGGAAACCCCAAGATGTGGTGAATAATCACAATCTCTACCAGAGTTCCAGTCATGTGATGCTGgttaaaggaaagaattttttagaaataaggcctagAGTTGATGAGTCTAACACAGAGCCTTCAAATATTCCCAAAGAAGATTTGTTTTCAAATCTTCAATTTAATGATGAATACTTAGCACCAGAATCCAGTGCCACTGGCAAAGAGAGAGGTGAGGAAATTTTCCCAACAAGGGATGAGGTGAGCAAGGGAATCAGTTTGGATCCAGCTCAGTCcatttctttggaaaatattaaacatCTCAATGGAGATCTCCCAGATCTGGGAAGTTCTAGAAAAGTGACAACCTCCAGTGAATTTGTTTGGGATTCTGTATCTCCTGGCACCCTGACTGAGCTCTCTCCTTCCTTGAAGACCCCTTGTACTGACCAGAACTTCCTCAAAAAAGTTGTAAGTGGTGTCCATCCAATCCTTGATGCTGCCCACTCAAGTGCTCCAACACCTAACTTCACATCCAAGCAGGATTGGCAAGCCAAGGCCATGGGGTCTTTGATACCTGATCAAGCATGGAATAACATCACTGCTGATGAAGTCTTGGTTTTGACCCCAGAATATACTG ATGCAAGACCAACCTCCCCATCTTTTGGAAATGAATCTGTCTTAGAGTTCCAACATCATCCAGGAG ATATCCTATATGAAGTAACTGTTGAAATGGAACGCCAGGTAGAGGCTGCATACGATGCCTCTGAAGTGGAGAAAGTCTTGGTAGATTCATTTAACCAAGAG ATTGGAGAAAATCTAGGCCATTTTTCACCTGAAGCAGATGCATTCAAACTAACTAGAATTAAAAG AAAAGATACCTCAAACGTCACATTCATTTTCTGGCTGTTTCTGAGATCTAGTGGAAAAAATATGTCAGACAACTTGATGTCTCAATTTGGAGGATCTGAGAATAGTGCTCTGCAACTTCAAATAAGAACTTTCATCAGAAATACAGTAAAAGCTCTCCAGCTTCATCTGAAATCTGTCTCCATTCATG atgTGAATGAATGTGAAATTGGCCTACAACAATGTGGTGAAGGGGCTGAGTGCTTCAATGGAGTTGGTACTTACTTATGTCATTGCAAAGAAGACTATGAAGACCATTCCCCCAAGCAGACTGGTATCCTATGTATCCATGTCCCTCCTTCAG